Sequence from the Malaciobacter pacificus genome:
TCCTGTAATTCTTTCAACAATCATTTCATCTGGAACATTTAAAGAAATTACTTTATCTAAAGAGATTTCCATAGTTGCCATTAACTCTTTTAAAGCTTCAGCTTGAGCTAAAGTTCTTGGGAAACCATCTAAGATGAAACCTTTTTTACAATCATCTTGTGCTAATCTATCTTTAATAATACCAATTATTGTTGAATCAGGAACTAATTGTCCCGCATCCATAAATTTTTTAGCTTCCATACCCATATCAGTATTGTTAGCAATTGCTTCTCTTAAGATATCTCCAGTAGAGATTTGAGGTATATCGTACTTTTCAATTAAGAACTTTGCTTGAGTTCCTTTG
This genomic interval carries:
- a CDS encoding adenylate kinase encodes the protein MNLMLFGAPGAGKGTQAKFLIEKYDIPQISTGDILREAIANNTDMGMEAKKFMDAGQLVPDSTIIGIIKDRLAQDDCKKGFILDGFPRTLAQAEALKELMATMEISLDKVISLNVPDEMIVERITGRRTSKKTGKIYHIKFNPPVDEKEEDLIQRADDTEETVTKRLEAYHAQTAPLIDFYKEMGVYFELDGTKEVSEVTQDMFNALS